In Flavobacterium sp. N1736, the following are encoded in one genomic region:
- a CDS encoding LA_2272 family surface repeat-containing protein: MKTSILVVLSFVFGYSYSQNSVLIQKDSVILHSQIFSLSPISKKVDKVNGLVFGLGHIENKNIEYQTINGINIEANPAPAAGAFYAFICLMHLDEKIRNNKINGIVKTTDEDFKIKSVRYAPDLQLNGLNISSGCFFTMTSMNGLNISAGNKFNNFNGLSITVLGTIADHQNGLSLGIYNANNDLTGSTIGIYNLSYQLSGLHLGVFNQTRINRGLQIGILNKSNSKGFQLGLWNINNKRSMPFLNW; the protein is encoded by the coding sequence ATGAAAACATCAATTTTAGTCGTTCTAAGTTTTGTTTTTGGATATTCTTACAGTCAAAATTCAGTACTGATTCAAAAGGATTCCGTTATACTGCATTCGCAAATTTTCAGTCTTTCACCAATTTCTAAAAAAGTAGATAAAGTAAACGGATTGGTATTTGGTCTTGGACATATTGAGAATAAAAATATTGAATACCAAACTATTAATGGTATAAATATAGAGGCAAATCCGGCACCTGCAGCCGGGGCATTCTATGCTTTTATATGCTTAATGCATCTGGATGAAAAAATTAGAAATAATAAAATCAATGGTATTGTAAAAACTACTGATGAAGATTTTAAAATTAAAAGTGTGCGTTATGCGCCTGATTTACAATTGAACGGATTAAATATTAGTTCGGGATGTTTTTTTACTATGACTAGTATGAACGGATTAAATATTTCTGCAGGAAATAAATTCAACAATTTTAATGGTCTTTCGATTACTGTTTTAGGAACAATTGCAGATCATCAAAACGGACTTTCGCTTGGTATTTATAATGCTAATAATGATTTAACCGGCTCGACAATTGGAATCTACAATCTATCGTATCAATTAAGTGGACTGCATTTAGGAGTTTTTAATCAAACGAGGATTAATAGAGGTTTGCAAATTGGAATTTTGAATAAATCAAATTCAAAAGGTTTTCAATTAGGTCTTTGGAATATAAATAATAAAAGGTCAATGCCTTTTTTAAACTGGTAA
- a CDS encoding polyribonucleotide nucleotidyltransferase codes for MIPQLFVEKIDLGDGRSITIETGRLAKQADGSVVVRMGDTMILATAVSARSANPAVDFLPLTVDYREKFAAAGRFPGGFFKREARPSDSEVLTMRLVDRVLRPLFPDDYHAETQVMIQLMSHDETVMPDALAGLAASAALAVSDIPFYNLISEVRVARIDGKFVINPSREDLEKSDIDMMIGASMDSVAMVEGEMKEISEAEMVEAIKFAHEAIKVQIQAQLRLQAAFGKKEIRTYEGEKENEEIYKKVKAAAYDKIYAIAKVGSAKHERTAAFAEVKEEVKALFTEEELAADGDLVSKYFYKTNKEAVRNVVLELGVRLDGRKTTDIRPIWCEIDYLPRVHGSSLFTRGETQALATVTLGTSREANQIDSPSEQGEEKFYLHYNFPPFSTGEAKPLRGTSRREVGHGNLAQRALKNMIPADCPYTIRIVSEVLESNGSSSMATVCAGTMALMDAGVQMVKPVSGIAMGLITDGDKFAVLSDILGDEDHLGDMDFKVTGTADGITACQMDIKIDGLRYDIMEQALGQAREGRLHILGKLTETIAAPRADVKAHAPKIITRTIPGNFIGALIGPGGKVIQELQKATGTTIVINEVDEQGVIEILGTDPAGIEAVLAKIKSITFKPQMGEAYEVKVIKMLDFGAVVEYTSAPGNEVLLHVSELAWERTENVTDVVNMGDVFEVKYLGVDPKTKKEKVSRKALLQRPPREDKKE; via the coding sequence ATGATTCCACAATTATTTGTAGAAAAAATCGATTTAGGTGATGGCAGAAGCATCACAATCGAGACAGGACGTTTGGCTAAACAAGCTGATGGTTCTGTAGTAGTAAGAATGGGCGACACGATGATACTTGCAACAGCAGTTTCAGCTCGTAGCGCTAACCCTGCGGTAGACTTTTTACCATTAACGGTAGATTATCGCGAAAAATTTGCAGCAGCAGGTCGTTTTCCTGGAGGTTTCTTCAAGAGAGAAGCTCGCCCAAGCGATAGCGAAGTATTAACAATGAGATTAGTAGACCGCGTTTTACGTCCGCTTTTCCCAGATGATTACCATGCTGAAACACAAGTTATGATTCAATTAATGTCTCATGACGAAACTGTTATGCCAGATGCTTTAGCTGGTTTGGCTGCATCTGCAGCATTAGCTGTTTCAGACATTCCTTTTTATAACCTAATTTCTGAAGTACGTGTTGCACGTATCGACGGAAAATTTGTTATCAATCCAAGCAGAGAAGACTTAGAGAAATCTGACATCGACATGATGATTGGAGCTTCTATGGATTCAGTTGCAATGGTTGAAGGTGAGATGAAAGAAATTTCAGAAGCAGAAATGGTAGAAGCTATCAAATTTGCTCACGAAGCTATAAAAGTTCAAATTCAGGCACAATTGCGTTTGCAGGCTGCTTTTGGTAAAAAAGAAATCCGTACTTACGAAGGTGAGAAAGAAAACGAAGAAATTTACAAAAAAGTAAAAGCTGCAGCTTACGATAAAATTTATGCTATTGCAAAAGTTGGATCTGCTAAACACGAAAGAACGGCTGCATTTGCAGAAGTAAAAGAAGAAGTTAAAGCTTTATTTACTGAAGAAGAATTAGCTGCTGATGGAGATTTAGTTTCTAAATATTTCTACAAAACAAACAAAGAAGCTGTTCGTAATGTAGTATTAGAATTAGGTGTTCGTTTAGACGGTAGAAAAACAACAGACATCAGACCAATCTGGTGTGAAATTGATTATTTACCAAGAGTTCACGGATCATCTTTATTTACACGTGGAGAAACTCAGGCTTTGGCAACTGTAACTTTAGGAACTTCAAGAGAAGCAAACCAAATTGATTCTCCATCTGAACAAGGTGAAGAGAAATTCTATTTACACTATAACTTCCCTCCTTTTTCTACTGGTGAAGCAAAACCTCTAAGAGGAACTTCAAGAAGAGAAGTTGGTCACGGTAACCTGGCTCAAAGAGCGTTAAAAAATATGATTCCTGCTGATTGTCCTTACACAATTCGTATTGTTTCTGAGGTTTTAGAATCTAACGGTTCTTCTTCTATGGCAACAGTTTGTGCGGGAACAATGGCTTTGATGGATGCTGGAGTTCAAATGGTAAAACCAGTTTCTGGTATTGCTATGGGATTAATTACTGACGGTGATAAATTTGCTGTATTGTCTGATATATTAGGTGATGAAGATCACTTGGGAGATATGGACTTTAAAGTAACCGGAACTGCTGACGGTATTACTGCTTGTCAAATGGATATCAAAATTGACGGTTTACGTTATGATATTATGGAGCAGGCTTTAGGACAAGCACGTGAAGGACGTTTACATATTTTAGGTAAATTAACTGAAACTATTGCTGCGCCAAGAGCTGACGTAAAAGCACATGCACCAAAAATCATTACCAGAACTATTCCTGGAAACTTTATTGGAGCTTTAATTGGACCTGGTGGAAAAGTAATTCAGGAATTACAAAAAGCTACAGGAACAACTATTGTTATCAACGAAGTTGATGAGCAAGGTGTTATCGAAATCTTAGGTACAGATCCTGCCGGAATTGAAGCAGTATTGGCGAAAATTAAGTCAATTACTTTCAAACCACAAATGGGAGAAGCTTACGAAGTTAAGGTAATTAAAATGTTAGATTTTGGAGCTGTAGTAGAATATACTTCTGCACCAGGAAATGAGGTTTTATTACACGTATCTGAATTAGCTTGGGAACGCACTGAAAATGTTACTGATGTTGTAAACATGGGTGATGTATTTGAAGTGAAATACTTAGGTGTTGATCCTAAAACTAAAAAAGAAAAAGTGTCAAGAAAAGCACTTTTACAAAGACCTCCTCGTGAGGACAAAAAAGAGTAA
- the rpsO gene encoding 30S ribosomal protein S15, with product MYLTKEKKEEIFAQHGSATNTGSAEGQIALFTYRISHLTEHLKKNRHDYNTERSLVLLVGKRRALLDYLKKKEINRYREIIKVLNIRK from the coding sequence ATGTATTTAACTAAAGAAAAGAAAGAAGAGATTTTCGCTCAACACGGTAGTGCAACAAATACTGGAAGCGCAGAAGGTCAGATTGCATTGTTCACTTACAGAATTTCACACTTAACTGAGCACTTGAAAAAAAATCGTCACGATTACAACACTGAACGTTCACTTGTACTATTAGTAGGTAAAAGAAGAGCTTTGTTGGATTACTTGAAAAAGAAAGAGATCAACAGATATCGTGAGATTATCAAAGTATTGAATATCAGAAAATAA
- a CDS encoding GAF domain-containing protein translates to MTFQELQPKISAIVADNNSVRDEKLLSICQLLNENVEYYNWVGFYFANHENRTLHLGPYVGAETDHTVIPFGKGICGQVAESNANFVVPDVAAQDNYIACSFTVKSEIVVPLFVNGVNIGQIDIDSHVIDPFTEADERFLEFVNQEVAKLF, encoded by the coding sequence ATGACATTTCAGGAATTACAACCAAAAATAAGCGCTATAGTAGCTGATAACAATAGTGTTAGAGACGAAAAACTTTTATCAATCTGCCAATTATTAAATGAGAATGTAGAATATTATAACTGGGTTGGTTTTTATTTTGCCAATCACGAAAACAGAACGCTGCATTTAGGCCCGTATGTTGGTGCAGAAACAGATCATACCGTGATTCCGTTTGGAAAAGGAATTTGTGGTCAGGTTGCAGAAAGCAATGCTAATTTTGTAGTGCCGGATGTTGCTGCTCAGGATAATTATATTGCCTGCAGCTTTACAGTAAAATCTGAAATTGTGGTTCCTTTATTTGTAAATGGTGTAAATATTGGTCAAATTGACATTGACAGCCATGTTATAGATCCTTTTACAGAAGCCGACGAAAGGTTTTTAGAGTTTGTTAATCAAGAAGTTGCTAAATTATTTTAA
- the xrtF gene encoding exosortase family protein XrtF gives MRKYLIQFKPFLIFISTFFGVYILLTVLYKLYLNSFETTNIDGITNFAGHNVDQLMRWFNCDIKIFKSISKPYLEVWYNQKYTLRIIEGCNAVSVLILFVSFVIAFSGKFKTTLLFIISGVLLIYILNVIRIALLTILLFYFPEKEHILHGVLFPLIIYGLVFILWIIWVNKFSKYAK, from the coding sequence TTGAGAAAATATTTAATACAATTCAAGCCATTTTTAATTTTTATCAGTACTTTTTTTGGAGTTTACATCTTGCTTACAGTTCTTTATAAATTATATTTAAATAGTTTTGAAACAACTAACATTGATGGAATAACAAATTTTGCCGGGCATAATGTCGATCAGCTGATGCGTTGGTTTAATTGTGATATCAAAATTTTTAAAAGTATTTCAAAACCTTATTTAGAGGTTTGGTACAATCAAAAATACACACTCAGAATTATAGAAGGCTGTAATGCTGTAAGTGTGCTTATATTATTTGTTTCTTTTGTAATTGCGTTTTCAGGCAAATTCAAAACCACTTTACTTTTTATCATATCCGGTGTACTCCTTATATATATATTGAATGTAATTCGAATCGCGTTATTAACTATTTTGTTATTTTATTTTCCCGAAAAAGAACATATTTTACATGGTGTTCTTTTTCCACTAATAATTTACGGACTTGTTTTTATTTTGTGGATTATTTGGGTGAATAAATTTTCAAAATATGCTAAATAA
- a CDS encoding exosortase F system-associated membrane protein, with protein sequence MLNKIFEHKLKIIVTILVVICFGIIRGFENQFFYDPFLDYFETDFKNLPFPAVDSFRLFEGLLFRYFLNAILSLLLIYSLFEDIEIVKFSTILYVFFLLLLFSMFFIILKFYPEGNWILFYVRRFVIQPIFVLLFIPAFYYQQQNLKK encoded by the coding sequence ATGCTAAATAAAATATTCGAGCATAAACTGAAAATTATAGTTACAATTTTGGTTGTAATATGTTTTGGAATCATTAGAGGTTTCGAAAACCAATTCTTTTACGATCCTTTTTTAGATTATTTTGAAACTGATTTTAAAAATTTGCCTTTTCCTGCAGTAGATTCTTTTAGGCTTTTTGAAGGGCTTTTATTTCGTTATTTTTTAAATGCGATTTTATCTTTACTATTAATTTACTCGCTGTTTGAAGATATTGAGATCGTTAAGTTCAGTACAATTTTATATGTATTTTTTTTGCTGCTGCTTTTTAGTATGTTTTTTATAATTCTGAAATTTTATCCTGAAGGAAACTGGATTCTTTTCTATGTAAGACGATTTGTTATCCAGCCCATATTTGTGCTCTTATTTATTCCGGCTTTTTATTATCAGCAGCAAAATCTTAAAAAATAA
- a CDS encoding HYC_CC_PP family protein, whose product MNLKKCTGLFLAFLLLVSNIGFAFDVHYCGGKIASVSLNTTVSASPEKQCCGAKEKKSSCCKDKVVHLEKKSDDATFKIFFFQIAFPAIIQEFKPIAFLSIPNFKSNQIISYYSHANAPPLYKLYRQYIFYA is encoded by the coding sequence ATGAATTTAAAAAAGTGCACCGGATTATTTTTAGCGTTCCTATTGTTGGTATCCAACATTGGGTTTGCTTTTGATGTGCATTATTGCGGAGGTAAAATTGCTTCGGTTTCATTAAACACCACAGTTTCTGCCTCACCGGAAAAACAATGCTGTGGAGCAAAAGAAAAAAAATCATCTTGTTGTAAAGATAAAGTAGTTCATTTGGAGAAAAAATCAGATGACGCTACCTTTAAAATATTTTTTTTTCAGATTGCTTTTCCAGCAATAATTCAGGAATTTAAACCAATTGCTTTTTTATCGATACCTAATTTCAAAAGCAATCAAATCATTTCGTATTATTCTCATGCGAATGCACCTCCATTATATAAATTATATCGACAATATATTTTTTACGCCTGA
- a CDS encoding TonB-dependent receptor plug domain-containing protein, whose protein sequence is MQKNIMLFVMVLLSVSVFSQEDLEEVKITKKQKGIKKSYTLTANTTVITSKELLKAACCNLAESFETNPSIDVNFSDALTGTKQIKMLGLTSPYLMITEENIPSVRGASQAYGLSFTPGTWIESVQITKGAGSVINGYESISGQINTELLKPLSDIPFFLNAYGSTDSRFELNTHFNKKISDKWATSLFVHGNTRVSKNDMNNDGFLDNPLGKQINILNRYQYYDPESGLVSFINFRYMNDKKQTGEVDFDKDRDRGTTNHWGSEINTERFDVSTKIGYVFPDMPYQSIGFQNAFNSHNQNSYFGLNQYDIKQNSYYSNLIFNSIINNTKHKFTTGLNFTYDQYQEFVNVNDYSRIDNSVGAFFEYTYDNTDNFSLILGGRVDNHNRLGFFVTPRLHMRYNPWKNGVIRFSAGRGKRSANIFAENQQLFASSRTFSILDNNGKIYGLNPEIAWNYGISFSQKFKLFNKNADAGFDFYRTDFQNQAVVDLMQSPQEVLFYNLKGNSFANSLQVEFNYELVHNLNLRTAYKYYDIQTDYLRGTFQRPLQAKHRFLGNLEYETNLNNDKQWKFDYTFNWSGKQQLPYTASNPVADQFPNFSPSYAVMNIQVTRVFSSVFEVYIGGENIGNYKQEKAILGANDPFGPNFDASVAYAPIYGQMYYAGLRFKIK, encoded by the coding sequence ATGCAAAAAAATATCATGCTTTTTGTGATGGTTTTGCTTTCTGTTTCTGTGTTTTCGCAAGAAGATTTAGAAGAAGTAAAAATTACAAAAAAGCAAAAAGGAATTAAAAAATCCTATACGCTTACCGCTAATACAACCGTAATAACCAGCAAAGAATTGCTGAAAGCAGCGTGTTGTAATCTGGCCGAAAGTTTTGAAACAAATCCTTCCATAGATGTCAATTTCTCTGATGCTTTAACAGGAACCAAACAAATAAAAATGCTTGGTTTAACAAGTCCGTATTTAATGATCACCGAAGAAAATATTCCATCGGTACGCGGTGCTTCTCAGGCATATGGATTATCTTTTACGCCCGGAACCTGGATAGAAAGTGTTCAGATTACCAAAGGCGCCGGAAGTGTCATTAACGGTTACGAGAGTATTTCGGGACAAATAAATACAGAACTTTTAAAGCCTTTAAGCGACATTCCGTTTTTCCTGAACGCTTATGGTTCTACCGATTCCCGCTTTGAACTCAATACGCATTTCAATAAAAAAATATCCGATAAATGGGCGACAAGTTTATTTGTACACGGAAATACCCGAGTGTCTAAAAATGACATGAACAACGACGGGTTTTTAGATAATCCGTTAGGAAAACAAATCAATATTTTAAACCGCTATCAATACTATGATCCTGAAAGCGGTTTGGTGAGTTTTATCAATTTCAGATATATGAATGATAAAAAACAAACCGGAGAAGTTGATTTTGATAAAGACCGAGATCGCGGAACAACAAATCATTGGGGATCAGAAATCAATACAGAACGGTTTGATGTTTCTACCAAAATTGGATACGTTTTTCCGGATATGCCATATCAGAGTATTGGTTTTCAAAATGCTTTCAACAGCCATAATCAAAATTCTTATTTTGGTTTAAATCAATATGATATTAAGCAAAACAGTTATTATTCGAATTTAATTTTCAATTCGATTATCAATAATACAAAACACAAATTCACGACGGGTTTAAATTTTACTTATGATCAATATCAGGAATTTGTGAATGTAAATGATTATAGCAGAATTGATAATTCGGTTGGAGCCTTTTTTGAATATACATATGACAACACCGATAATTTTAGTTTAATTTTAGGAGGAAGAGTTGATAATCATAACCGACTTGGCTTTTTTGTAACGCCTCGTTTGCATATGAGATATAATCCGTGGAAAAATGGTGTAATTCGTTTTTCTGCAGGAAGAGGAAAACGCTCAGCTAATATTTTCGCCGAAAACCAACAGCTATTCGCAAGCTCAAGAACATTTTCTATTTTGGATAACAATGGAAAAATCTATGGATTAAATCCTGAAATTGCATGGAATTACGGAATTAGTTTTTCGCAGAAGTTTAAACTTTTTAATAAAAATGCCGATGCAGGTTTTGATTTCTACCGAACTGATTTTCAAAATCAGGCAGTTGTCGATTTAATGCAAAGTCCGCAGGAAGTTTTGTTCTATAATTTAAAAGGAAATTCATTTGCTAATAGTTTACAGGTTGAGTTTAATTACGAATTAGTCCATAATCTGAATTTAAGGACAGCATATAAATATTACGACATTCAAACAGATTATTTACGAGGAACGTTTCAGCGTCCGTTGCAGGCAAAACATCGTTTTTTAGGAAATCTGGAATACGAAACCAACCTGAATAATGATAAACAATGGAAATTCGATTATACTTTTAACTGGTCAGGAAAACAGCAATTACCTTATACAGCTTCAAATCCTGTTGCAGATCAGTTTCCGAATTTTTCACCGTCATACGCTGTAATGAATATTCAGGTAACAAGAGTTTTTTCATCGGTTTTTGAAGTTTATATTGGCGGAGAAAACATTGGGAACTACAAACAGGAAAAAGCAATTTTGGGCGCCAATGATCCATTTGGACCAAATTTTGATGCTTCTGTTGCATACGCTCCAATTTATGGACAAATGTATTATGCAGGATTACGATTTAAAATAAAATAG
- a CDS encoding heavy-metal-associated domain-containing protein, which yields MKSTIHEYKKSNIKGMSKNLILIALITFLGFSAQAQTKKNKNFKYTTEVNGNCEQCKKRIEKAAYSVPGVKTANWDISSHQLSVILNEEKSSPDDLNKAIAKVGHDTKDVKATQTDYDNLHACCKYERE from the coding sequence ATGAAATCAACGATTCACGAATACAAAAAAAGCAATATAAAAGGCATGAGTAAAAATTTAATTTTAATAGCATTGATCACCTTTTTAGGATTTTCGGCTCAGGCTCAAACTAAAAAAAACAAGAACTTTAAATATACGACAGAAGTAAACGGAAATTGTGAGCAGTGTAAAAAGCGAATTGAAAAAGCGGCTTACAGTGTTCCTGGTGTAAAAACAGCCAATTGGGATATAAGCTCACATCAATTATCTGTAATTTTAAACGAGGAGAAATCGTCGCCTGATGATTTAAATAAAGCGATTGCAAAAGTTGGTCATGATACAAAAGATGTAAAAGCAACGCAGACAGATTATGATAATTTACATGCATGCTGTAAATACGAACGAGAATAA
- a CDS encoding DedA family protein yields the protein MNNFDWTQLINPEFYITLSIGGFQIGLYIVLFIVFAETGLFAGFFLPGDSLLFLAGIYSRDLIQNVVYIPSDFINVFILSILVAIMGVLGNMTGYWFGAKSGYYLFKKEDTFWFKKKYLLQSKDFFEKYGGKAIIYARFLPIFRTFAPIIAGIVSMDKKKFMFYNILSSFLWSFVLIFSGHYLYGVFLKQGIDLKEHIEYIIIIIVIISTFPVLLKLLKKRPIEKI from the coding sequence ATGAATAATTTTGATTGGACCCAATTAATAAATCCTGAATTCTATATAACTTTAAGTATTGGAGGTTTTCAAATTGGTTTGTATATTGTTTTGTTTATAGTCTTTGCTGAAACAGGACTTTTTGCAGGTTTTTTTCTTCCCGGAGATAGTTTACTTTTTTTAGCAGGTATTTACAGTCGTGATTTAATTCAAAATGTAGTTTATATTCCAAGTGATTTTATAAATGTTTTTATACTTTCAATTTTGGTTGCCATTATGGGTGTTCTTGGAAACATGACTGGTTACTGGTTTGGTGCAAAAAGCGGTTATTATTTGTTTAAAAAAGAAGATACTTTCTGGTTTAAAAAGAAATACCTATTGCAATCAAAAGATTTCTTTGAAAAATATGGAGGAAAAGCAATTATTTACGCACGTTTCTTACCTATTTTTAGAACATTCGCTCCAATTATAGCAGGAATAGTTTCTATGGATAAAAAGAAATTTATGTTCTATAATATTCTAAGTTCATTTTTGTGGTCCTTTGTCTTAATCTTTTCAGGGCATTATTTGTACGGAGTGTTCTTAAAACAAGGAATAGATTTAAAAGAACATATAGAATACATTATTATAATAATTGTGATCATATCTACATTCCCGGTGCTTCTTAAATTACTAAAGAAAAGACCAATAGAAAAAATATAA
- the rodA gene encoding rod shape-determining protein RodA encodes MRNQSVKNNIDWISVFIYIALVTLGWLNIYSSSLLSTDGTYEKQLIFIACTIPLIFVVLFVDGKFYEKYASIIFGVSLLSLAGLFLFGKTIAGQRCWYAIGSFTIQPSEFAKAATSLALAKYLSDSQINLKETNRQIQALAIVFLPVFLILPQPDPGSALIYSIFIVVLFREGLPSWYVWTGFITILLFVLTLVLEPYVVILIALGVLIIIHFKGRAVDRNILLSTILLALISGFVLSVDYVFDNVFKQHHRDRFNILLGKTVDMKGIGYNTNQSEIAIGSGGWIGKGFLEGTQTKGGFVPEQHTDYIFTTVGEEWGFTGSLVVIALFVGLLLRVIYLAERQKTKFSRVYGYCVAGILFIHFFVNIAMVVGIFPTIGVPLPFFSYGGSGLWGFTILLFIFLKMDANKVNEW; translated from the coding sequence ATGAGAAATCAAAGTGTAAAAAATAATATTGATTGGATAAGTGTCTTTATCTATATTGCCTTAGTAACTCTAGGCTGGCTGAATATATATTCATCTTCCCTACTGTCTACAGACGGTACTTATGAAAAACAATTAATATTTATTGCCTGTACAATTCCGCTAATATTTGTCGTTCTTTTTGTCGATGGTAAATTTTATGAAAAATACGCCAGTATTATATTTGGTGTTTCTTTGTTATCATTAGCCGGTTTGTTTCTTTTTGGAAAAACCATTGCAGGGCAAAGATGTTGGTATGCTATCGGAAGTTTTACAATTCAGCCTTCTGAGTTTGCAAAAGCCGCAACATCATTGGCTTTAGCCAAATATTTAAGTGACAGTCAAATTAATTTAAAGGAAACAAACAGACAAATTCAGGCATTGGCTATTGTGTTTTTGCCCGTTTTTTTAATTTTACCGCAACCAGATCCGGGAAGTGCTTTAATATATAGTATTTTTATTGTGGTTCTTTTTAGAGAAGGATTGCCATCCTGGTATGTCTGGACTGGCTTTATAACGATTCTGCTTTTTGTGTTAACCTTGGTGCTGGAACCCTATGTAGTAATCCTTATTGCTTTGGGAGTTTTAATCATAATACATTTTAAAGGTCGGGCTGTAGATCGAAATATACTTTTAAGTACTATACTTTTGGCTTTGATTTCCGGTTTTGTTTTATCTGTTGATTATGTATTTGACAATGTATTCAAACAACACCACAGAGACCGTTTTAATATCTTGCTTGGAAAAACAGTTGATATGAAAGGTATTGGATACAATACAAATCAATCTGAAATTGCAATTGGATCCGGTGGATGGATTGGAAAAGGCTTTTTAGAAGGAACTCAGACCAAAGGAGGTTTTGTTCCTGAACAACATACCGATTATATTTTTACAACTGTTGGTGAGGAATGGGGCTTTACAGGTTCTTTAGTCGTAATCGCATTATTTGTTGGCTTGCTTTTAAGGGTAATTTATTTGGCAGAAAGACAAAAAACAAAATTTAGCAGGGTTTATGGTTATTGTGTTGCAGGAATTTTATTCATTCACTTTTTTGTAAATATTGCAATGGTTGTCGGTATTTTTCCAACTATTGGAGTTCCGCTGCCGTTCTTTTCATACGGAGGATCAGGACTTTGGGGATTCACTATTTTATTGTTTATCTTTTTAAAGATGGATGCCAATAAGGTAAATGAATGGTAA